The genomic window tcAAGGCAGACATACTGCTTACACGAAGTAAACAGAACGGATCCCATGTTCATCAAGAACAGAAATTAAGAAGTGCTTAAAATCAACACATTTACATTAATTGTTGTTATTCGACTATTTAGTGATGATACGGTCCTTACTTTTGATTGAAGGtaattcttatataatatatatatgatacccAAAAATGGTACCACGCCAAATAGAATCAAGCTGAAATGATCCGCGCGGAAAAAAGGCTCGCTTAAAAGATGTACGCTAAAGAAGTGTGCCAAAATGAGTGGACACGGGTCTTTCCataaataatctaataataaaagagTTGTAAGAATGACTCTATCTTaagtgatttaaaataaatgattaatacaaaaattgaaactgacaattagataattatgaataaaattgaagCCCCTATCATGGataaatgatttcttttaagggtcatatataatttaataataatattgaaaagcTTTCACACTATAAAAAGCCTTCAGAGAAGAGAGAAGTCATCAATTCATTGATACATAATCATCAAACCACATACCAAAATCCAATCCTCAACATGAACAAGGAATTCAACAAGAATCTGTTCATGAACTCTACCACCTGTTCTGATGTCCGTGGACATTTAAGTGGACAACAACTCCCTACCTGGGTTCAAGGAGTTCTCCTCTACAACGGTCCCTCTGGAGGTCTTTGCAACACTTCTTCTAGAAATAGTGACTCTGGTGACTCATCCGTCTCCAGAAAGCACTGGATGGATGGACTCTCCATGATGAGTTCCTTCAAAATCCAGGAAAAGGGAAAATACATCACTTTTACCAAAAAGAATCTCAGATCCGATGAATACATTCGTGAGCATGAACAGGCAAGTAGCTCAAGacatcactcaacctttccctCTCCCAACATTGAGTACAGCACTCAAATGGTGGATTCCAATAACTACCAAATCTCTGTCTACCAATCACCTGGCCCAATGAGAAGAAACATTCGCAGATTTAAAGGTGAGGGGTCCATGTCCAACTACAGATCCAGCAGCATGGAAAAACTCATGATGGAGGAGGAAGCTAGAGATAACTGCAACTCCTCGTTCTACCAGTTCGGAGATCTCCTACTTGCAACGAATGATACCTCCTTTGAGCGTATTGTTGATCCTGATACCCTGGAAACCGGTGATCTCATTGATATGTCTCACTTATTTAACATGAAGAGTGTTCGTCCTCTCAAGGATCACAATGGAGACTATTACAATTTGACTGCCTCTGTTGTGACTGGGAACAAGTATCATTTCATCAAGTTCAAGAGGCCATCTCCTGAAGTCAATTACAAGGGAGATAATTTCCCCACTGAAACTAAATTCATCTCGACTATTCCATCTCGATTTCCTAATCATATTGGATACTTTCACTCCTTTGGTATGACAGACAATTACTTGATCTTCTGTGAACAGCCCATGGTATATGATGTAAACAAACTCAAGCAACACAAGGCTCAAGGTAAATCCTTTAGAGACTGCTTGGAATGGATGCCCGGAGAACGCAATCATTTCTACATTGTGGACAAGAACACGGGTCGCAACATTGAGATCAACTATGTCACTGACAGATCCTACTTCTTCTTTAACTTTGTGAACTGCTATGAATCTGGTGAGCACATAATTGTGGACATGCTTACCTATGATGGTCCTGAGGTCATGGATTCAATGTGGGTGGAAAAGTTAAAGTCTTCTAGATCTGACTTTTATGGAGACAGCTCCACCTCTCGCCTTATGCGCTTTGTTTTGCCACTGAACTACATGGAACAAGGAATTGACTTGAACTTTGGACAATGGAATGAAGCCACTGCTATTCGTAGTAATGACATGATCAACATCCGCCCCAAAATCATAACTCGAGAGTACGGAATGGAGAGCCCAAAAATCAACCCCCACTTCAATTTCCGTAGATACGGCTATACATATGTTGTCGGATGGATTCATGGTCTCAACCCAAGAAACAGTTTCTCCAACtctattacaaaaattgatgtGGATACTGGAATGACGACAGTCTGGAAAACTGGCGATGAGTTTGAGCATCCAAGTGAGATTGTATTTGTTCCCGATCCCTCTGGATCCTGTGAGGATGATGGCGTTATCATTTCTTGTGTAACTAACTCCAGAGATCGTCAAGGAAGCTACTTGGTCTTTATTAATGCGTGCAACATGCGTGAGATAGCAAGATCCAACTTTGATGAGGCAATTCCTTTTGGATCTCACACTCACTTTGTTCAGAGATTCTTCTAATTACAATTCTAAATGTGATAATTaacttgattattaaaaaaaagtatactcaATCGTATATTTAGGTATTGTTAAAgctacattgaaataaatattgattactaAGTTAAGATATGTCCACTCATTCTTGATTACCCTTGCAATAAGTGAGGTAAAAGGTTTATTGagcattaaaatatgtaaaaatgtatgaacAACATGTATTGTGTTATATTGTGAAACTGTATTGTTGTCAACTTATTTAGGGAGGCGTCCATAAACAAAACTGGATCCTTTTTTGGCTTACAGCAATCCCTAAGCATTGCATTAAAGGTCTTTTAGTTCATATAAAGTCACAGTGTATTTAGTGTGCACAGGGctgtacgtcagtattgcgctttgtccgcttcagcggaccaaaaaaaaaaatgtattaaatgattttttagaaatagcAATTGGTGTAAATTGGAAAGGTCCTAAAAAGTCATATCAAACAAAGGGGAATCTATCGTGAATTGGGCCTCTTGTCCTATATTATTTTCTCGTGGACATTGtaagttgaatataaatcaactgAAACCAACAAATCTTTCTTAATccatagattatttattatagggATAGATACTAGTAACGCCACTTTGATCCATAGggtcttgaaaataaataataaatagtccATTAATTAAATGACAATTGCaacagataataattaatttctgttAAAAAGGGATGAATTATGAAGAGGGGCTTATTCCATCGTCCATTTGTTATCTAAGTTATAAATCTTGGAATTTTGTATCGTCTGGTGAAAGATTTTGTCTGAAAGTTTCATTTTTCGTGTTTAAAACTTGAAGGAGTGATCCAAAAGCAATTATCGAGTATGATTAAATCCTGTCAAGGAAAGAGCTAATTTTCTATACAAGATTTGTTTCTATCCGTTTTAGATCGAACTTTTAATCGAAAATCGACTTTATTAGCATGTATGGAGGAATGAATTCTTATTAAGCCTCATCAAAGGAAGACCaagacattattattttctatgccTAAGAAAAGGACACACTTTTACACACtcacatttaatttatatttattaaaaatttaagatattgtaAAACTATTGTTCCTAAGTAAATAAATGCTTTTATGATCACAAcatattcgaatttttttttaacaatttaaaaaaagtaatttgagtaAGCAGTCAATTTCAATTTGTTTCCACCAAAATACTCCTAATATATGCTGGTAATATAAAAgttgtttcaaaattgattttgctcattttaacaaattaacatttattgcGAATTCGTtgatttgttataaaaatataaagtataaaccTCCAAGacgataaaaatgttttatagcaAGAATTTTGCATTATTAAATAAGACATGTTCCATACAAAATAAGAAcgcataaaaattgattttgaaacattttaattaatatataatttgtaaataacttagaaacaaatgaaatagtatccgtcaaaaatttatatacaggcagtacaagataaattaagaatttgcaTAAGACGTAGAGCACAAAAATGATACACAAAAGATTTTAGAAGGATATTTTAGTGTCTCGGGTGTACgcagagacaaaaaaaaacagaggacTCATAGCTTTGAGTAATTGAAGATAAAAagttctattattttcaaatattatccaggctaatttttttttttttttaaaaacaacttcccattttcttttttttttttttgccttttttttaatacaaaatatattacatattttttcatatttataaatatatacgctATATCGAACTTAAATTGCGTATGCAAGTGaaagaaatttctttccaagaatgacatttaaaaaaaaaaaaaattataatctaatatTCAAGAGAGttcaataattatctttatttatacaaCGTTAAAGGTAAAACAAAAGTTTCCCCATTGTTTAGTAatgatattatgtaattttgcaATTAGCTGTGGGATCTGTATGCTttgttaattgaattatttaaaaatccaaaaattggaaaaaaatttcttaagtccacagctgttcacaaaaaaattacttttcgtacaaaaatttcaaatattaaatttcctggaaattttttagaaaggcatagttattctcaaaaaattttaaaaatctacaattgttcaaaagaaactaatttttttgaaaaaaaacttcaaatattaaattttttgagacaaaaattcaaaaattcacagattttcacaaaaaattaatttttttagaaaataattttaaatataaaatcttttgaagaaaaactcatataataaatttttaggagaaaagtttcaaaaatacataggtattcagagaaaattaatttttttggattttttttttaaattagatgaaATGTCaaacattaaactttttgaaaaaaaacaaacaattttcaataaaaaaagtaaaaaatccttaatttagggAGGGCTACATCCCCTTTATTCTACCTCTGCGGACGCTTTTGATTAGGAAATGGTTAACAAGTTCTGATTTGTCTCAATATTGTAGATACcatgtaatatattttgttgaatattttcaaaacgGATTGACTTCTAGGTCACTAGGTAGAGGAGAAAGCAGTATCCCATAGATGACTATTaacctaaattttaaaaatttaggttaatatacatatagacTATTCGATTATAAAAATGTACcgtctaaaatttaaaattatatatttgattggtAATCGTTTTGTTCTGGGGGATTACAATTTCTCAGGAtgctatatttaaaatcatgaaCTTacctatgtaatatatttttaatgagaatAAAGGTCTTTAAGAAGTTAAAACTAAATAGAAGATATTTGCTTGACTGAGCTTGGCTATTTGAGCTTAagcaataatattaaatttaacagCTTGGCTAGTCATCAAACCAATTGATTAGTTTGTAtaccaaatcgaaatttgcagAAAAGTTCAACATTAGTAGTTTAACTATTTGGTCTTACAAATACCAGTCACATCGGCAATTATAATGACTcgataaaacattatatataatttgaagtttggttaataatcatttattatcactcaaatataaatataatacaaattgtacaaaacTTTGTTGTCctatcagaaaaataaaaagaactgaCATTCGTCATTTCAATATATCCAAgctatttgatattaaaaaaattctgtttatttatttaaaaaggacacatttttaacaacaaaaatactattttaaggcTGGCATGCCATTAAAGGCCAAAAAAGGttaacaaaatcatcttttgagccttaaaaacctgcattaaaattttagcaaaatccATTTATTGGTTTGCCCGTGATTTCCGGACTCACACACAGAGATTTgcaattaaaatatagataataaaacaTGGCAATTGAacgataaaattttaatagacaGTAAAGTTTAAGTCCTTCTATTTCTTGGTTCCATTTTGACCTTTATTTGTTCTccattttccttcatattagtgaaaaaagggtttttattgttataaaatttggttgtttaggcccccaaaCGACATTAAAATTGTGATGTCACATCAAAACACTCTAAACAGgatcttttcttatttttccatatttatgtTGATAACTTTTGTAGTCAAGGAATCATTGTTATTAGTAACTGACTTAGCTACATTAATGACATTTCAGCcacatacatttaattaaaaataggtttgTTCAATCTAAATTGCATGCAATGAAAGGTAGATATAAGCAAAGAACAAAcaattagattataaatataaaattccgTTTCTCCCATGTACAGAAGTACATTTGTTTGTTGCTATTTGGTAAGTAtcatagaatatatatagatatatttgataGATGAAGAAAGCTCTCTTAATACGAAAAAGGGAGGGGAAGAAGGGCTACAAAGATGGCTGGGGAAATACTATTTAATGTTCATGTCAGTAGGAAGTACAAGTAGTATGGTGTGTCAGTGTAACTATGAGTATGGAAATTAGTGAATAATATCATCATCCATTTGATCACGTCATGAAATACTACTTTgcaataatttcattattttctcatttcctattcaaaattgttcattGTCTTGAAAATGTTTCATCCATACCTGTTTTCCCACCCAAATATCATGAATCCGGGGGACTACCCATGATATCAGACTCTGCCTATAGTCTTGTTATACTGATATATGTATCCCTGTCATTTTTgtgtatattctttttattttgttggaaaaGTTCAAATGGAAAGGGAAGTGAAACAGATTCTGGGAAAAAATACCACGGATCCTCAGTCAATTGTCCCCTTCTTATACATGAAGCCGTTGTGATACCTCCAACTCCGACACACAAACCCACACAAAATTTGATTGGTTTCCCTGAAGAAGCTGCCACTCAAGTTTGATGATTGACGAACATAAGGGTAATTAACATTTGATCCTATTGTTTGATGGGCCCTTTCTCTTATGGTATTTTATAGATAAGTAATTAACTTGGGAATAGCTGGTTTAAAATATGAGTGGATAAAATGTTACtatcatttttcaaagatatataaAGAATACCATCTGTAATCCTGTTTCAAATGTACTTGATTTGAAAATACAAgctaatttaatgttttatgttGTATTTGCAGGTGtttatcaaacataattatGCCAAAGTTCCTTATTGGTCAGACTCCTTCAATAAAACAAAGTGAAAGCTTTTCTTGAGAAGTGCATATTTCAACCATGGACAATACAAAGGATTTAAATCAGTTCaaagttatacaaatatttttcaaactattaattaattcattattgatccttttattttaataagtttatacATACATGCTtacaaactataaatatataaatgtttcttttacaaaattttatagattgaatatatactcgtatatatatagagaacatacctaaataaaaaatattatctatttaatgtAATGACATAATTAGAACAAATATGTGTGAAGCAAACTTTCACATTCAATGAATGGTTTACATAGAatgctatacatatatatttaaaacctcaAAACAAGATTATAAGACTTGTGGGGTTTAAATCCTATAATCTGTAATTGCTCGACTTAAGATCCTAGATAAGAGGTACGTAGTTGCCACAACATTATCAGAATCAGCGGAACCTAATTTTTGGTACTGCGGTTAGgtaagtagaacacaaatacaaaatttcagcaaatttggttaacgtttacctctaggacaattgcaatttctaaacacgTATGAAGCAAAATTTTGTTGttgaactttgttttaaaaatatgtatttaaataaaatatttctatgaacaatGAAAGATTatcgtattttataaaaaaaaattgttactctAGTTTCTTGATTGTAGAGAGTAGATTGTAGATAACTAATAAGTTATCGCGCTTAgactgtttattaaataaagagattattaaatttcagttgaaaaatgaagaagaaaaaaagttgttattttttttctcactaattatcatcttcatttgataatataaatttataattaaattagtaactactttacacatataaataggttatttgtcaatttttaaataacaactacttgtttctttttctctgtttctttgatttgaaaGAGAATATCTATCGTTCTCAACCACTTGAAGGATGTTctgtaaattttcttattttctagcTTGGCCCAATAAGTCTTGTACTATCTTCACCCCTCTTTTTGCTCCATCGTTAACCACATAAAAGTTATCAATTTTCTCTTTGCATATGCAAAAGTTAATATCCAATTCCCATTTTTCAACTGGTTTCTGCAACAtgatgtcgaaaaaaaaaaaaaagaagatcataAATCCCCGATAAATCCAGGTCATCTACAGTATCTTTTGGAATCTGGTGTAACGTCGGTTTTCCATATTTTGAGCCATGTCTTTTGCTGCAGAATCTTTGTTCAAAAGAcagtaattttgaaacattatttGTGAAGATGTCGTTTCCAATTTGATCACAAAACAATACTAATGGCATTAGTTCTTCAGTTAGGTACCACAAATGTCCCAATAGAGCCTTTATTGCTGCATCTGTACAAGTTTGATCGATCTTTTTATAACTAATCAAGTTATTGACTAATATGAGATCATTCACATGTGTGGCTGAAGGAATTGGAGCTGTAAACCAACAAGACACGTACCAAAAATAAGAAAGCGTACAAAACGATTTTGTTTCTGTTGCTCTCCAGTCACAAATACAGTCCCCTAAGGTAATtctagaacaatttttttgctgAATAGATAGATCTTTACAGCGGTTAGAAGCTTAGACATCCACATTACTCTGTGTAAGGCGCCAGGTCTAATGAACTGTCTGAAACCTTTATCCTTACCCTCACTTAAGTAGAGAATCACGAGTATTACCAGTTCCTTATAATCCCCTCTGACAAAAGTCTGAGGGGACAACATTTTGCAAAGCTGAAGggatatcttcttttttcttttccagtCTATCGTCCAGAGATGGATAATTGAGGTCCTTGATATTACTGAATTTGAGTTGTTTAAACACagttttaaatctaaaataattacagaaaacttccaaatttaatttcaatttaggaaccgaatatattatgatataatatgattataatatattatagattacattaaaatataaatacataattattttaacaatttataatttctatgAACTACGCAGTAGAATTTGACTTTTAACTGTTTCTGCATgtgtttatgttataatataaatacaatatttacattataaatttatattaatattattttaataggataattagttttttaaaaaaaaacaaaggaagatAGGTTGTCCTTTTTATTGAACAGTTATTTTTTGCTACATACGGCTTTAGAAATTGTGCTAGGGGTAAACGTTAaccaaatttactaaaaatttgtaCTTGTGTCCTACTTACCTACctgcagtaccaaaattaggttaCGGTGATTCTGAAAAGGATTTCTAATTTCAGGGGGCAACTGCATCAccctactatatatatttttattctagtaAATTGAATGGTAATAAACCATATATAAAGAGAATATTCTGCTAAAATAGTTTGAGTCTCCATTAATATTGATACCTAAAGATTACATCATAGCTCCTTTTTCACACatcaatttcaaaaacctaTTATTTATCCAACTGGATTAGTTCTTAATATTTGGCAagggaaaataaacaataaatcatttaacgataagcaatttatatttcaaatcgaCCATATCATCATCATTACACAGAAtaggataaaaatgaaattattatcaataatgaCAATTACATTGCTACCCATATCCGTTTCACACGCATTTTGGTCTCGTCAAGTAGCTATAAATAGTCTTGAACCTATACTATCAAGTATCATTCGTTAAAATGAAGTGCTTTACAGTAATTGTTCTCGTGAGTTTCGCTTTGAGCGATGCCGTGCACCCTCCTCCAACCTTTTTCAATTCCACTGGACTCAATGACGATTGCTCTAAAGTTCCAGGATCCCCAACTGAAGGAGATCTTTACCACGTTATCTGCCAaggagtgagaaaaaaaaacaagtaactTGTCCTACCACTTGCtaacttttacttttaatattattcaggCAACTCCCGGAGAAATAAAATGCGTATGCGCTAGTAATGGCTCTAGTGaagataaaaaaggatatacCAATTTATGCGGGCATTGTCATGATCCATGTCGATTACATTTCTACTCCGCACCCATTCCTGTTTTGAAGAAGGAAAAGATGGGTGGAAATAATAAAACTGAAGTATAACCCACATTACGTGTATTAATGTATAATCGAAGCACATGTAATTTATAAAGAGTAaaagtcgatttttttaaatattgaaaatagataataaatatttacagtaCTGTAAAAGATTGGAATTAAGTTATTTGCTTCAAAGCATATGAGGTG from Lepeophtheirus salmonis chromosome 1, UVic_Lsal_1.4, whole genome shotgun sequence includes these protein-coding regions:
- the LOC121118198 gene encoding beta,beta-carotene 15,15'-dioxygenase-like, with amino-acid sequence MNKEFNKNLFMNSTTCSDVRGHLSGQQLPTWVQGVLLYNGPSGGLCNTSSRNSDSGDSSVSRKHWMDGLSMMSSFKIQEKGKYITFTKKNLRSDEYIREHEQASSSRHHSTFPSPNIEYSTQMVDSNNYQISVYQSPGPMRRNIRRFKGEGSMSNYRSSSMEKLMMEEEARDNCNSSFYQFGDLLLATNDTSFERIVDPDTLETGDLIDMSHLFNMKSVRPLKDHNGDYYNLTASVVTGNKYHFIKFKRPSPEVNYKGDNFPTETKFISTIPSRFPNHIGYFHSFGMTDNYLIFCEQPMVYDVNKLKQHKAQGKSFRDCLEWMPGERNHFYIVDKNTGRNIEINYVTDRSYFFFNFVNCYESGEHIIVDMLTYDGPEVMDSMWVEKLKSSRSDFYGDSSTSRLMRFVLPLNYMEQGIDLNFGQWNEATAIRSNDMINIRPKIITREYGMESPKINPHFNFRRYGYTYVVGWIHGLNPRNSFSNSITKIDVDTGMTTVWKTGDEFEHPSEIVFVPDPSGSCEDDGVIISCVTNSRDRQGSYLVFINACNMREIARSNFDEAIPFGSHTHFVQRFF